From a single Anaerobranca gottschalkii DSM 13577 genomic region:
- a CDS encoding patatin-like phospholipase family protein has protein sequence MKKDRPRVGLALGAGAARGLAHIGVLRVLTENNIPIDYIAGTSMGALIGSLYAVGISPNMIEKLATNLSNSSWVDLTLPRKGLIAGERIEEMLRLLTRGCNIEETKIPLKLVATDIKNGERVIIDQGPLYKAIRASISIPGIFKPVEYLDRLLVDGALVDRVPASIVREMGADLVIAVDVNTFKPTIDVHNIFDILLQTFDIMERELVKYKKIDADILIQPKVMDIGAMQFSKVDEGVMAGEEACKKVLSKIKEKLGMEELNEKQ, from the coding sequence TTGAAGAAGGATAGGCCTAGAGTTGGTTTAGCTTTAGGAGCAGGTGCTGCGAGAGGTCTGGCCCATATAGGAGTCTTGAGGGTTTTAACAGAGAACAATATTCCTATAGATTATATTGCTGGAACTAGTATGGGTGCTTTAATAGGCAGCTTATATGCTGTGGGGATTTCCCCTAATATGATAGAAAAGTTAGCCACTAACCTTTCAAATTCTTCTTGGGTTGATTTGACATTACCTAGAAAAGGACTAATTGCAGGAGAAAGAATAGAAGAAATGCTAAGACTTCTTACTAGGGGATGTAATATTGAAGAAACTAAAATACCTCTGAAGTTGGTGGCTACAGATATAAAAAATGGAGAAAGGGTAATAATAGATCAAGGGCCTTTATATAAAGCTATCCGAGCTAGTATTAGTATTCCTGGAATTTTTAAACCAGTAGAATACTTAGATCGTCTTTTAGTTGATGGAGCTTTAGTTGACAGGGTACCAGCTTCTATAGTGAGGGAAATGGGAGCAGATTTGGTAATTGCAGTAGATGTAAATACCTTTAAACCAACAATTGATGTTCATAATATTTTTGATATTCTTTTACAAACCTTTGATATTATGGAAAGGGAATTAGTAAAATATAAAAAAATAGATGCTGATATTCTTATTCAACCTAAGGTAATGGATATTGGAGCAATGCAGTTTTCTAAAGTTGATGAAGGAGTAATGGCAGGGGAGGAAGCTTGTAAGAAGGTATTAAGTAAAATTAAAGAAAAGCTAGGGATGGAGGAGTTAAATGAAAAACAATAG
- the sdaAB gene encoding L-serine ammonia-lyase, iron-sulfur-dependent subunit beta has product MSVFDIIGPVMIGPSSSHTAGAVRLGKMARTIANEPISHCDIFLYGSFAKTYKGHGTDLALIAGLLGFDTDDEKIKDSFILARKQQLTYRFIESNKKGYHPNTVEFHIETKSGQRYRIVGSSIGGGNIIITELDNFKVKLTGTYFTLIIPHEDRYGIISKITSEIAKDQVNIAYMRVIREQKGVRALMVIETDQQVSQSCLDNMLKLDGVLKVSFINPI; this is encoded by the coding sequence ATGAGTGTATTTGATATTATCGGCCCGGTAATGATTGGGCCATCTAGTTCCCATACAGCAGGTGCAGTAAGGTTAGGTAAAATGGCGAGAACTATTGCCAATGAGCCTATTAGTCATTGTGATATTTTCTTATATGGTTCTTTTGCCAAAACCTATAAAGGTCATGGAACAGATTTAGCTTTAATAGCAGGGTTATTAGGTTTTGATACCGATGATGAAAAAATTAAGGATTCATTTATATTGGCACGGAAACAGCAACTTACCTATCGTTTTATTGAAAGTAATAAAAAAGGTTATCATCCTAATACCGTTGAATTTCACATTGAAACTAAAAGTGGTCAAAGGTATAGAATTGTTGGTTCTTCTATAGGTGGAGGAAATATAATTATTACTGAACTTGATAATTTCAAGGTAAAACTCACGGGAACATATTTTACACTAATTATTCCCCATGAAGATCGCTATGGAATAATTTCAAAAATAACCAGTGAAATAGCAAAGGATCAGGTTAATATAGCCTATATGCGGGTAATTAGGGAACAAAAAGGGGTAAGGGCATTAATGGTAATAGAAACAGATCAGCAAGTATCCCAAAGTTGTTTAGATAATATGTTAAAACTCGATGGTGTACTAAAAGTATCTTTTATTAACCCAATTTAG
- a CDS encoding alpha/beta-type small acid-soluble spore protein gives MARKRRRRSLVPQAEQALDRYKYEIASELGLTNQIQTGGWNNLTTRQVGQIGGQMVKRMIQDAEQQLQGKQY, from the coding sequence ATGGCACGTAAAAGAAGAAGACGTAGTTTGGTTCCCCAAGCTGAACAAGCTCTAGATCGTTACAAATATGAAATAGCTTCTGAATTAGGTTTAACTAACCAAATTCAAACTGGTGGATGGAATAACCTAACCACTAGACAAGTAGGCCAAATTGGTGGTCAAATGGTTAAAAGAATGATTCAAGATGCAGAACAACAACTTCAAGGAAAACAATACTAA
- the ylbJ gene encoding sporulation integral membrane protein YlbJ: MRKKDILIYLGAFCTVFLAISMVLYPEDAFSAAKDGLNLWFNVVFPALLPFFIAAELLMGVGVVHFMGVLLEPIMRPIFNVPGAGSFVMAVGLASGFPIGSILTGELRHKGLCNKTEGERLMSFTNTADPLFMFGAVAVGMFHKVEYGMLIAAAHYLSSFTVGILMSFYKRNDRSDIKDKFSKKQNILLRALINLKKAREEDGRPIGKLLGDAIRKSVSTMLAIGGFIILFSVLIRVLLKIGLVGFLATILLRFFEPLGATFNLIVAYISGIFEVTIGCQKAAISDVAPLSQLVAVGFIIAFSGISVIAQVASMVSHTDLNIKPFIFARIFHGFFAATYTYLLVKFGIINVLPTSLPVFLTQTPTFSLSFILSRITLLFIPLILLFLFFTIILVYKSIKIAYFTVKN; encoded by the coding sequence ATGAGGAAAAAAGATATATTAATTTATTTGGGAGCTTTTTGTACAGTATTTTTAGCTATTTCAATGGTTTTATACCCTGAAGATGCTTTTAGTGCTGCAAAAGATGGTTTAAATCTATGGTTCAATGTAGTTTTTCCTGCTCTACTTCCTTTTTTTATCGCTGCAGAATTGCTTATGGGAGTGGGAGTAGTACACTTTATGGGGGTTTTATTAGAACCAATTATGCGCCCTATTTTTAATGTACCAGGGGCAGGCTCCTTTGTCATGGCCGTTGGTCTTGCATCTGGATTCCCTATTGGTTCTATTTTAACCGGTGAACTCCGCCATAAAGGTCTTTGCAATAAAACTGAAGGTGAACGACTAATGTCATTTACTAATACCGCTGATCCACTATTCATGTTTGGGGCAGTAGCTGTAGGTATGTTTCACAAAGTAGAATATGGAATGCTAATTGCCGCTGCCCACTACCTTTCTAGCTTTACAGTTGGGATCCTAATGTCTTTTTATAAAAGAAATGATAGATCTGATATAAAGGATAAATTCTCTAAAAAACAAAATATTCTATTAAGGGCTTTAATAAATTTAAAAAAAGCCCGAGAAGAAGATGGTAGACCAATTGGTAAGTTATTGGGAGATGCAATTAGAAAATCCGTCTCTACCATGTTAGCTATTGGTGGTTTTATTATTTTATTTTCTGTATTGATTAGGGTTCTATTAAAAATCGGTTTAGTAGGTTTTTTAGCTACTATTTTGTTAAGATTTTTTGAACCTTTAGGTGCTACTTTCAACTTAATAGTAGCCTATATAAGCGGGATTTTTGAAGTTACCATAGGTTGTCAAAAAGCTGCCATCAGTGATGTTGCACCATTATCTCAACTTGTGGCAGTGGGATTTATTATTGCTTTTAGTGGTATTTCAGTTATAGCTCAAGTGGCAAGTATGGTAAGTCATACAGACTTAAATATTAAACCCTTTATATTTGCTCGAATTTTCCATGGATTCTTTGCCGCAACATACACCTATTTACTGGTTAAATTTGGTATAATAAATGTACTTCCTACAAGTTTACCTGTTTTTCTAACCCAAACCCCTACCTTTTCACTGTCATTTATCTTATCAAGAATTACCTTACTTTTTATTCCTTTAATATTACTATTTCTATTTTTTACAATCATCTTGGTATATAAATCTATTAAAATTGCCTACTTTACTGTAAAGAATTAA
- the coaD gene encoding pantetheine-phosphate adenylyltransferase, translating to MKRAVYPGSFDPITKGHLDIIKRASKIFDEVIVAVATNSSKKPLFTIEERIEIINKVVQDYPNVKVDTFNGLLVEYCSNKEAYVIIKGLRAVSDFEYEFQMASINKKLKENIETLFMMTNTKYSYLSSSLVKEIGRLNGSIEDLVPQEIIPIILKKLNSLQ from the coding sequence ATGAAGAGGGCAGTATACCCAGGTAGTTTTGACCCAATTACAAAGGGGCATTTAGATATTATTAAAAGGGCTAGTAAAATTTTTGATGAAGTTATTGTTGCTGTTGCTACTAATTCCAGTAAGAAACCTTTATTTACTATAGAAGAAAGAATAGAAATAATAAATAAGGTAGTTCAAGACTACCCAAATGTAAAAGTTGATACTTTTAATGGTTTATTAGTGGAATATTGTTCTAATAAAGAAGCTTATGTCATTATTAAAGGGTTAAGGGCGGTATCGGATTTTGAATATGAATTTCAAATGGCTTCAATAAACAAAAAATTGAAAGAAAATATAGAAACCCTTTTCATGATGACAAATACAAAGTATTCTTATTTGAGTTCTAGTTTAGTTAAAGAAATAGGAAGGTTAAATGGTTCCATAGAAGACCTCGTTCCTCAAGAAATAATACCTATTATATTAAAGAAACTTAATTCTTTACAGTAA
- the rsmD gene encoding 16S rRNA (guanine(966)-N(2))-methyltransferase RsmD produces MRVIAGEKRGFPLKSPKGLNTRPTSDKIKGAIFNSLANYVDFIDKKAIDCFAGTGALGIEFLSRGGSYCTFYELNSQSLNCIKDNLKKTDYENKSKVVKGNVITHLTKTSEKYHLFFVDPPYNQGLSQKVIDLVVAKDLLLKDGAIVIETDKKENLDIANHYFILANEKNYGDTKITILLRS; encoded by the coding sequence ATGAGAGTAATAGCAGGAGAAAAAAGGGGATTTCCACTAAAAAGTCCAAAAGGCTTAAATACTAGACCTACATCAGATAAAATTAAAGGAGCTATCTTTAATAGTTTAGCAAATTACGTAGATTTTATTGATAAAAAAGCTATAGATTGTTTTGCGGGAACAGGAGCTTTAGGAATAGAGTTTTTAAGTAGAGGAGGAAGTTATTGTACTTTCTATGAATTGAATTCACAGTCTTTAAATTGTATTAAAGATAATTTGAAAAAAACTGATTATGAAAATAAAAGTAAAGTTGTTAAAGGTAATGTAATAACACATCTAACTAAAACTTCAGAAAAATACCATTTGTTTTTTGTAGACCCTCCATATAACCAAGGTTTATCTCAAAAAGTAATTGATTTAGTTGTAGCTAAAGATTTACTTTTAAAAGATGGAGCTATAGTTATAGAAACAGATAAAAAAGAAAATCTTGATATTGCAAATCACTACTTTATTCTTGCAAATGAAAAAAATTATGGTGACACTAAAATTACTATTCTTTTAAGGAGTTGA
- a CDS encoding alpha/beta-type small acid-soluble spore protein — MATMNPNTSERQQGFSEQQILVPQAEQALENLKNEIASELGLSQKIQSVGYANMTPYEVGKIGGQMVKRMIEMVENQMANK; from the coding sequence ATGGCAACTATGAATCCTAATACTAGTGAAAGACAACAAGGGTTTTCAGAACAGCAAATATTAGTACCACAAGCTGAGCAAGCTCTAGAAAATCTTAAAAACGAGATTGCTTCAGAACTTGGATTATCTCAAAAAATCCAATCTGTTGGTTATGCCAACATGACTCCTTATGAAGTAGGTAAAATTGGTGGCCAAATGGTTAAGAGAATGATTGAAATGGTTGAAAACCAAATGGCCAATAAGTAA
- a CDS encoding YlbL family protein has protein sequence MKNNRIIKKISLAILIISLVVFLLLGDTGYLAVFPGSAILVEELVEVEGYPLQNGDFYLLTVSQQKASPVLFLYGLLSPKTDLYKREAVIPPDMDLEEYYELSKEMMVNSQIKAKYVALKHLDYDVKITSEGVLVEGVLQTGTAYGLLQEGDLILAIDGEEVFFDEQVIREIRNKKIGESINIKINRDGKILEIDVPVGVNQSSPETPALGIWVRNKKLKLDSPLDIKINTGNIGGPSAGIMFVLEIYNRLTAEDITSGLSIAGTGEIRWDGTIGPIGGMKQKVFAAEKKGADLLFCPVENYPEAKRYAKKIEVIPVSSLEEVLDYLKNK, from the coding sequence ATGAAAAACAATAGAATTATTAAAAAAATTTCTCTGGCGATATTAATTATTTCTTTAGTAGTTTTCTTATTATTAGGAGATACCGGTTATTTAGCGGTATTTCCAGGATCAGCAATTTTGGTAGAAGAGTTGGTAGAAGTAGAAGGTTATCCCCTTCAAAATGGTGATTTTTACTTATTAACGGTAAGTCAACAAAAGGCATCACCAGTTTTATTTTTATACGGCCTTTTATCTCCAAAGACGGATCTTTATAAAAGGGAAGCTGTTATTCCTCCTGATATGGATTTGGAGGAGTATTATGAATTATCTAAAGAAATGATGGTTAACAGTCAAATCAAAGCAAAATATGTTGCTTTAAAACATTTAGATTATGATGTTAAAATTACTTCTGAAGGGGTTTTAGTAGAAGGGGTATTGCAAACAGGAACAGCTTACGGTTTATTACAAGAAGGAGACTTGATATTAGCTATTGATGGTGAAGAAGTGTTCTTTGATGAACAAGTAATAAGAGAAATAAGAAATAAAAAAATAGGGGAAAGTATTAATATTAAAATTAATAGGGATGGTAAAATATTAGAAATAGATGTACCTGTAGGGGTAAATCAGTCATCACCAGAGACTCCTGCTTTAGGAATTTGGGTAAGAAATAAAAAATTAAAGCTAGATTCTCCCTTGGATATAAAGATCAATACTGGAAATATAGGGGGACCTTCAGCGGGAATTATGTTTGTTTTGGAAATATATAATCGCTTAACGGCAGAGGATATAACAAGTGGGTTAAGTATAGCAGGAACTGGAGAAATACGTTGGGATGGAACAATTGGTCCTATTGGAGGGATGAAACAAAAGGTCTTTGCAGCAGAAAAAAAAGGGGCAGATCTTTTATTCTGTCCCGTAGAAAATTACCCTGAAGCCAAAAGATATGCAAAAAAGATTGAAGTTATACCTGTCTCTAGTTTAGAAGAAGTGTTAGATTATTTGAAAAATAAATAA
- a CDS encoding nucleotidyltransferase, which yields MEKVLGVIIEYNPFHNGHLYHLEKAKELTGCKYVVGVMSGNYVQRGEPAIINKWARTEIALNNGVDLVIELPTVYATQSAEGFAKGAVNILANTGIVTHLVFGSEKGDINSLKAIAQKLLDLEQKGMIKEILKKGISYSEGLKQLLNDEEILKGSNNILAIEYLKEILRKKLPINVDTIKRFNNNYNDPILPQNEIAVASATALRPLIKNNNPTIKKYIPNSSYQILINTLNKQQIPASLDQMSEFFYHLLLREGTEGLKELARVEVGLENRIFQKAIESSNISELIGLVRSKRFAKSRISRIILHFILKLNEELLLESNEYPGNYLRILGCSPEGLNLLKSLKSNCNVPYSLNYNKLLKEFNNGTVEKRQLLFENSATNIYSKFFYKKFTLGLEYTQNAVILT from the coding sequence ATGGAAAAGGTTTTAGGTGTAATTATAGAATATAATCCATTTCATAATGGTCATTTATACCATCTAGAAAAAGCAAAAGAACTTACAGGTTGCAAATATGTAGTAGGGGTAATGAGTGGTAACTATGTACAGCGGGGTGAACCTGCTATAATTAATAAGTGGGCAAGAACAGAAATTGCCCTCAATAATGGTGTTGATTTAGTTATTGAATTACCAACAGTCTATGCAACTCAAAGTGCTGAAGGATTTGCAAAAGGTGCAGTAAATATCTTAGCTAACACCGGAATAGTAACCCATCTAGTTTTCGGCTCAGAAAAAGGTGATATTAACAGTTTAAAAGCTATTGCTCAAAAGTTATTAGACCTTGAACAAAAGGGGATGATCAAAGAAATATTAAAAAAGGGAATTAGCTACAGTGAGGGGTTAAAACAATTACTTAATGATGAAGAAATATTAAAAGGTTCTAATAATATTTTAGCTATAGAATATCTTAAAGAAATTTTGAGGAAAAAACTCCCTATCAATGTTGATACTATTAAGAGATTTAATAATAATTATAATGACCCCATTTTACCTCAAAATGAAATAGCTGTAGCCAGTGCTACAGCCCTTAGACCTTTAATAAAAAACAATAATCCCACTATAAAAAAATATATTCCTAATTCAAGTTACCAAATTTTAATTAATACTTTAAATAAACAACAAATACCGGCAAGTTTGGATCAAATGTCTGAATTTTTCTATCACCTTTTACTACGAGAAGGTACAGAAGGATTAAAAGAATTGGCTAGAGTTGAAGTAGGCCTAGAAAATAGAATTTTTCAAAAGGCTATAGAAAGTTCTAACATTAGTGAGCTTATTGGATTAGTACGTTCAAAAAGATTTGCTAAAAGTAGAATTTCTCGAATCATTCTCCATTTTATTTTAAAATTAAATGAGGAATTACTATTAGAATCTAATGAATACCCTGGTAATTATTTACGGATCCTTGGATGTTCTCCAGAAGGGCTAAATCTTTTGAAATCTTTAAAGAGCAACTGCAATGTTCCTTATTCTTTAAATTATAACAAACTATTAAAAGAATTTAATAATGGAACCGTTGAAAAAAGACAATTACTATTCGAGAATTCTGCAACAAATATTTATTCCAAGTTCTTTTATAAAAAATTTACCTTAGGCTTAGAGTATACCCAAAATGCCGTTATTTTAACTTAA
- the sdaAA gene encoding L-serine ammonia-lyase, iron-sulfur-dependent, subunit alpha: MHFPDNLKDMLIKAKEMNCSLSDLVIKIESEKAEKSTEEIFQKMMGYWKIMKEGINKGIEENIKSVSGLTGGDAKKYHLENKGLLGEIAQKAVAYSMAMAEVNAAMGKIVATPTAGSCGILPGVLLSISEAKKIEDDKVVKSLFTAAYIGHVIAKKGTVAGAEGGCQAECGSAAAMAAAAVVELLGGELENILDAVAIALQSIMGLVCDPVAGLVEIPCIIRNGSCAVTAVMAADLALAGVKSVIPADEVISAMAEVGSLLPVELRETSMAGLANTPTARAIEEKLGG, translated from the coding sequence ATGCACTTCCCAGATAATCTAAAAGACATGCTAATTAAAGCAAAAGAAATGAATTGTTCCTTATCAGATTTAGTTATTAAAATTGAAAGTGAAAAGGCCGAAAAGTCTACAGAGGAAATTTTCCAAAAAATGATGGGTTATTGGAAAATAATGAAAGAGGGTATTAACAAAGGAATAGAAGAAAATATTAAATCAGTATCTGGGTTAACGGGAGGAGATGCTAAAAAATATCATTTAGAAAATAAAGGTTTATTAGGAGAAATTGCTCAAAAAGCTGTTGCTTATTCTATGGCTATGGCAGAAGTTAATGCGGCTATGGGTAAAATTGTAGCAACTCCTACAGCCGGCTCTTGTGGTATTTTGCCAGGAGTTTTACTTTCAATTTCTGAAGCTAAAAAAATAGAAGACGATAAAGTTGTGAAATCTTTATTTACAGCTGCATATATTGGGCATGTTATTGCTAAGAAAGGTACTGTGGCAGGAGCTGAAGGGGGATGTCAAGCAGAGTGTGGTAGTGCTGCAGCTATGGCTGCCGCTGCTGTGGTGGAATTATTAGGAGGGGAATTAGAAAATATTTTAGATGCTGTAGCTATTGCTTTACAAAGTATTATGGGATTGGTCTGTGATCCTGTCGCTGGTTTAGTGGAAATTCCCTGTATAATCCGTAATGGGAGCTGTGCCGTTACAGCAGTAATGGCTGCTGATTTAGCTTTAGCGGGGGTAAAAAGTGTTATTCCTGCTGATGAGGTAATTTCCGCTATGGCGGAAGTTGGTAGTCTTCTACCAGTAGAATTAAGGGAAACATCTATGGCAGGTCTAGCAAATACACCGACGGCAAGGGCTATAGAAGAAAAGCTTGGAGGTTAG